CGTCCAGGTGGCCGTGGTAGCACCCCGCAAACTTGATGATCAGGTTGCGCCCGGTAAAGCCGCGGGCGAGGCGAACCGCCGTCATTGTGGCCTCTGTGCCCGTGGACACCATGCGCAGGCGTTCGACGGCGGACACCCGCTCCTTAACGATCTCGGCAAGGTTGGCCTCGTCCGGGGTGGACGCACCGAAAGACAAGCCGCGATCCACCGCTGCGTGCACGGCGTCGAGCACGGCCGGGTGGGCATGACCGAGCAGTGCCGGGCCCCAGGAGCAGACGAGGTCCACGTATTCCCTGCCATCGGCGTCTGTGAGGTAGGCGCCCTTGGCCGAAACCATGAACTTCGGGGTTCCGCCCACGGATCCAAAGGCGCGTACCGGGGAGTTCACTCCGCCGGGCATCAGGGACCGGGCACGGTCGAAAAGCTGGTCGGACACAGGGGTGTTTGAAGTCATGGTTCCTATTCTTTCAGTCATTCAGAAGCGTCTTTGGTGATTCAGAAGCGCCGCTATGGGGCGTCCGCCAGCAGCTGCGCTACCCGTGGAGCAACTTCCGTGCCGAAAAGTTCGATGCAGCGCATCATGGATCGGTGCGGCAGCGTGCCGTTGCTGTATTTGAGATCGAAGCGGTCCACGCCGAGGTTGCGCTTGAGCAGGACGATCTTTTGGGCCACAGTCTCGGGAGAACCCACATACAGGGCGCCCTCCGGTCCGCACATGGCATCGAATTCCGCCCGGTTTCCCGGCCCCCAGCCGCGCTCGGCCCCGATTCTGTTGCGTTGCTCCAGCCAATGCGGGAAGAGTTCCTCCCGGGCAGCCTGGTCTGTGTCTGCAATGAAACCCGGCGAGTGGGTGGCGATCTGTCGCATGGGGTGCCCGTATTTTGCCATCGCCTCGCGGTAAAGATTCACGAGCGGAGCAAACCGCCGAGGCTCTCCCCCAATGATCGCGAAGATGATGGGATAGCCGTACTCCGCGCACCGCAAAACGGACTCAGGCGTCCCACCCACACCGATCCATGCCGGCAGCAAATGATGCTGTAAGCGTGGATAGACCTGGAGTCCGCTGATGCTGGGCCGCGTCCGCCCTTCCCAGTGAACCGGCTTCTGGGCCCGTACTTGGTCGAACAGCTCAAGTTTTTCCTCGAACAGGACGTCGTAGTCCGCAAGGTCCAGGCCGAACAAGGGGAAGGACTCAATGAACGAGCCCCTGCCCAACATCACTTCTGCCCTCCCATTGGAGATTGCGTCAACGGTCGCGAAACGTTGGAAGACGCGGATCGGATCATCCGAGCTGAGGACCGTCACAGCCGAGCCAAGCCTGATCCGGGAGGTCGCTGCGGCAGCTGCCGCGAGGAAGACCTCAGGAGCAGACACAGCGAAATCGCGGCGGTGATGCTCTCCCACGCCAAAAGCGTGAATGCCCAGGGCGTCAGCCAGCTTTGCTTCCTCCAGCAGCTCGCGCAGCACCTGGGCGTGCTCCTTCGGATTTCCGTCGGCGTCGAGCCCTGCATCCCCGAAGGTGTTCAGGCCGAGCAGGATTTGGTTGGCCGCTACGGGCGCTGTGGGGTCCGCGGGAATTCCGGCTGCGGGCGGAAAGCTGGATTCGGAAGGCACGGCAGTCATCAGGACTCCTTCAGCCAGCCTGCCAGTTCGGAGGCCCAATAGGTCAGGACGGTATCCGCGCCGGCCCTCTTGATGCCCAGCACGGACTCGGTGATGGCACCCCGCCGATCGATCCAGCCGTTGGCAGCAGCCGCTTCGATCATGGCGTACTCCCCCGAGATTTGGTAGGCCGAGACTGGCACCGGGCTCATGGCCGCAACGTCCGCGAGGATGTCCAGATAGCTCATGGCGGGCTTGACCATCACCATGTCGGCGCCTTCTTCGAGGTCCAATTCCACTTCGAGAATGGCTTCCCGACGGTTGGCTGCATCCATTTGGTACGTTCGGCGATCGCCCTTGAGCTGGGAGTCCACCGCTTCACGGAACGGACCATAGAAAGCTGAGGCGTACTTGGCCGCATACGCCAGGATGGCGGTATTTTTATGGCCCGAATCCTCCAAGGCCTGGCGGATGACGGCGATTTGTCCGTCCATCATGCCCGAAGGTCCCAGCACATGGGCGCCCGCCTCTGCCTGGGCCACGGCCATCTGGCCATAGATTTCCAAGGTGGCGTCGTTGTCCACATATCCGTCGGCATCCAAAACGCCGCAGTGTCCGTGGTCGGTGAATTCGTCCAGGCAAACGTCGCCCATGATGACCAGGTCATCGCCCACTTCAGCCTTGACGTCGCGGATGGCCTTGTTCAGGACACCTTCAGGGTCCAGGGAGGCCGTGCCCCGGGCGTCGCGAACCTCCGGCACGCCGAACAGCATGATGCCGCCTACGCCAAGTTCCACAGCTTCCGCAGCGGCACGCTTAAGCGTCTCAGTGGTGTGCTGGACGACGCCGGGCATCGAACTGATCGGGCTGGGCTCGCTGAGGCCCTCCCGGATGAAGGCCGGAAGGATGAGGTCTGCCGGGGCGAGACGGATTTCTGCCGTAAGCCTGCGCATCGCCGGGGTGGTGCGCAAGCGGCGGGGACGGTGGTTCGGAAAGCTCATCTGGGGTTCCCTTCGTTGGCGAATACTGAATCCAGGGCGGCCGCGATGCCGTCCGGGGTAGGTTTTTTGGCGGTGGCTGCAACGGTGATGCCGAGCTGGGCGGCCTCTGCCGCCGTCGGACCCCCAATGGCTATGAACCGGCAACCGCCCAAGGGCACGAGGGTCTCCGCAATCCGGCGGGCGGCGCTCGGGGAAGCGGCCACGACGGCGTCCAGCGTCCCGGCGCCGATGGCGGCCCGCGCTTCTGCAGGGGTCATTTCCTGCAGCTGTGCGCCGCCGGAGGTCGCCTTGTGATCGGCACTGCCGGAACCCATACTGCCGGAAACCCCGACGACGGCGGGCAGTTCCGCTTCCAGGCGTCGTCCTGTGCGGGCCGGGTAGTCCACTGTGTGATAGGCAATCACGGACGTTACGTCAGCGCCCTTGCCGACCAATCCGTCCCGCAGGCCGGGAGTAGCGATATCGGCTTGCGGGAGGAGAACGCGCGCAGGAGCCGTCGGCCAGAGGGCGACGAGGCCTTCGGCGGATTGGAGGTCAGTGGGTGCCAGCGAGACTGTCAGTCCCACAGCTTCAAGTATCCCCCGTGACGATGGGCCAATCGTCGCCACCCGCGTCCCGGTGGGTACGAGTTTCGCGGGGATCGTGCCGCGCTGGGCGGCCTTTTCCAGCAGGACACGCACGGTGGTGATGCTGCTGATCACCACCCACTCAAAATAGCCAGCGGCGAGCTTGTCCAGGGCGGCGTCGAGGGAAGCCTGGTCCTCCGCCCGCTCGAAATCGATGAGGGGAAGCACCAGCGGCTGCGCTCCGAGGGAGTGCAGGAGCGAAACAAGCGGCCGGGCCCGGTCGGCGCTCCTGGTAATGAGGACGCGCCGACCTGCCAGGCCAGATGCGTGAGTCACATCAGGACGCTGCAAGATCCGCGATCTCCGCGGCACCGGCGGCGAGCAGAAGCTCCGCAACTTCAATGCCGAGCAACGTGGCACCAACTTCAGTCAGGCCATCGGTAGCCTTCTTCTCGCGTACGGTCTTGGTGCCGTCTACGGCGCAGACAACAGCTTCAAGGTGCAGCATGCTGCCCTTCCGGAAGGCGTGGGCGCCAACCGGTGCGGCGCAGCCAGCCTCGAGCCGGGCCAGTACGGCGCGTTCGGCTGTTACGGCAAGCCGGGTGTCGTCGTCGTTCAATGCGGCGAGAGCCTGGGCGAGAACGCTTTGGGAGCCTTCCAACTGCGGGGCGTCCTCCGTACGGCATTCGATCGCCAATGCGCCCTGGCCCGGGGCAGGCAACATGACATCCGTCTCGAAGAACTCACTCACGGTGTCCAGCCGGTCCATCCGTTCCAGGCCTGCAGCAGCCAGCACCACGGCGTCCAGGTCGCAGGACTTGCCGGGAACAACTTGGTCGGTGCCATTGCCGGGAAGTCCGGGGACGCGTCCCAGGCGCGTGTCCACGTTTCCGCGGATATCCAGCACCTCAATGTCCGGGCGTGCTGCACGGAGCTGCGCCGCACGGCGGGGCGAGCCCGTGCCGACCCTGGCGCCACCGGGCAACTCTGCAAGGGTGAGGCCATCACGGGCACACAGGACATCCCTGACGTCCACGCGCTTGGGGGTAGCGGCGATGCTCAGTCCGACCGCAGCCCCTGTGGGCAGGTCCTTCAAAGAATGAACAGCGACATCGCAGGTTTCAGCAAGCAAGGCATCCCGCAGGGCCGCCACAAAGACACCCGTGCCACCCATCTGCGACAGCGAGCCGGTCTTGACGTCGCCCTCGGTCTTGATGTGCACCAGCTCCACCGGGAAGCCACCAACAGCCGCCAGCTGATCGGCAGTCTGCTGGGTCTGGGTCAGCGCGAGCTTGCTGGCCCGGGTGCCGATGCGAATGGTCACTTGCTGGCCTCCGTAGAGGTGTAAGCGTCATGCCCAACACCGACAGTGGAGCCGACCTCGGCAATGACGGGCTTGGCACCGCGGAAGTTTTCGCAACAATTCGGGCGGCAGACATCGTACCAAGGACCCAGGTCAGTAGCGTGGGGGCGATCGGCGATGTTGTTCTCCACCGTGCGTTCACAGATCAGGTCAACCAGCCCGGAAACAAAGGCAGCATGCGTTCCCGGGGTGGGGACGCGCGTGGCTTCCATCTCCAGGTTCCTGCAGGTGTCCAGGGCTTCGGTGTCCAGGTCCCAGGCAACCTCCATATGGTCGCTGACGAAACCGAGGGGAACGATCACGACGCCTCGCACTCCTTGGGGGGCGATTTCTTCGAGGTGATCGTTAATGTCCGGTTCCAGCCATGGAATGTGCGGTGCGCCGGAGCGGGATTGGTACACAAGGTCCCAGGCCACGTTCGGGGCTACGACATCCATGATGGCCTTGGCGTTTGCCAGATGCTGGGCCGCGTACGCCGATCCTTCTGCGAACTCGCGTGGCTCGTC
This window of the Arthrobacter sp. StoSoilB5 genome carries:
- a CDS encoding LLM class flavin-dependent oxidoreductase; its protein translation is MTAVPSESSFPPAAGIPADPTAPVAANQILLGLNTFGDAGLDADGNPKEHAQVLRELLEEAKLADALGIHAFGVGEHHRRDFAVSAPEVFLAAAAAATSRIRLGSAVTVLSSDDPIRVFQRFATVDAISNGRAEVMLGRGSFIESFPLFGLDLADYDVLFEEKLELFDQVRAQKPVHWEGRTRPSISGLQVYPRLQHHLLPAWIGVGGTPESVLRCAEYGYPIIFAIIGGEPRRFAPLVNLYREAMAKYGHPMRQIATHSPGFIADTDQAAREELFPHWLEQRNRIGAERGWGPGNRAEFDAMCGPEGALYVGSPETVAQKIVLLKRNLGVDRFDLKYSNGTLPHRSMMRCIELFGTEVAPRVAQLLADAP
- the hemB gene encoding porphobilinogen synthase, coding for MSFPNHRPRRLRTTPAMRRLTAEIRLAPADLILPAFIREGLSEPSPISSMPGVVQHTTETLKRAAAEAVELGVGGIMLFGVPEVRDARGTASLDPEGVLNKAIRDVKAEVGDDLVIMGDVCLDEFTDHGHCGVLDADGYVDNDATLEIYGQMAVAQAEAGAHVLGPSGMMDGQIAVIRQALEDSGHKNTAILAYAAKYASAFYGPFREAVDSQLKGDRRTYQMDAANRREAILEVELDLEEGADMVMVKPAMSYLDILADVAAMSPVPVSAYQISGEYAMIEAAAANGWIDRRGAITESVLGIKRAGADTVLTYWASELAGWLKES
- a CDS encoding uroporphyrinogen-III synthase, encoding MTHASGLAGRRVLITRSADRARPLVSLLHSLGAQPLVLPLIDFERAEDQASLDAALDKLAAGYFEWVVISSITTVRVLLEKAAQRGTIPAKLVPTGTRVATIGPSSRGILEAVGLTVSLAPTDLQSAEGLVALWPTAPARVLLPQADIATPGLRDGLVGKGADVTSVIAYHTVDYPARTGRRLEAELPAVVGVSGSMGSGSADHKATSGGAQLQEMTPAEARAAIGAGTLDAVVAASPSAARRIAETLVPLGGCRFIAIGGPTAAEAAQLGITVAATAKKPTPDGIAAALDSVFANEGNPR
- the hemC gene encoding hydroxymethylbilane synthase, which produces MTIRIGTRASKLALTQTQQTADQLAAVGGFPVELVHIKTEGDVKTGSLSQMGGTGVFVAALRDALLAETCDVAVHSLKDLPTGAAVGLSIAATPKRVDVRDVLCARDGLTLAELPGGARVGTGSPRRAAQLRAARPDIEVLDIRGNVDTRLGRVPGLPGNGTDQVVPGKSCDLDAVVLAAAGLERMDRLDTVSEFFETDVMLPAPGQGALAIECRTEDAPQLEGSQSVLAQALAALNDDDTRLAVTAERAVLARLEAGCAAPVGAHAFRKGSMLHLEAVVCAVDGTKTVREKKATDGLTEVGATLLGIEVAELLLAAGAAEIADLAAS